AGGTTATAATATCGCATACAGGAGGATACCATtgaccagagagagagaagctttaGCTTCTGATGTTGATGCTCTCCAATCCTGCAAAGATGAGTAAGTGCCGATTCTTGGCTTACAGCCTCTCTAAATCTGATCCAGGTCACAAGTTTGCTGCCTGCGCATTTTGTTGATGGATTTGCTTAAAATAGCAAAGTGTTAAAGGATGCCTAAAAGCACTGGGTAAGCTGCAATAAATATTCCTCATAAATGGCaactgaaaaaaaagaaaaaaagtaaaaaaaaaggtaacttTGTGTCCTTGATTTTGGGATAAATGCCTCGGAAGTAGAACTTCTTGGAAAGTCGATTCAAGTACTAAAAATTTGAGGAAACTtcagttttcttctctttgattaAATGTTGACTCAAGGCTTCATAATGTGGAACACAGTGGTGGTGGCAAATTGCCTTACATTACTAACTTTATTGTGATTAGCTAGTGATTGTAATGACACCGGTACTAAATTTTTCTTATATAGTATGTTCCACTTTATGTGGATCATGGAAAGGCTTCTTAATAttgttcctttttattttcttaatacagaaaaaaaaactcgtGAAACtgagacaattttttttcctgcagCTCTGCTGGCTGTTACCTTTATGTTTCTCATACAGGCTTTGGAGGGGTGGCATATGCAATGGCAATTACTTGTATTAAACTTAAGGCAGAGACCAACTGTGATACAAAGACCCCACAACTGCCGGCTGATAAGAAGTTATACTCTGCAGCTGGAGAGAACTTATGTAGGACTTCTGATGATGAGGCACTCAAGATGGATGATTATGGAGACATACTGAACCTTACAAGAGTTCTCGAATATGGTCCGAAGAGCAAAGCAGATGTCGACACTATAATCAATAGGTATATTCTCATCTAGGGGACAGATTCTTGTTTCTACTGACACTGAATAGCTATTTAAGCACGAGCCAGGGTGAATGCTGTGAGGTTGCTTGCATGTTAGCACATATTCGCAAAGGAATGTGTTCTGTCCATTTTCTCAGGAATAACTGAAAATAGTTGGCTGTCTCTTAGGGAAACATACTTCTACAGTGTTTAAGTTCATTTTTGACTTATCtttctcatcattttctttcttcatatttttagttcctcatgatgctaattatatatggTTTAAACAGATGTGCAGGTGCTGGGCATTTACAAGATGATATTCTTGACTATAGGAAGGAATTGGAAAAGTTGTCTGACTGTGACGATGAAAAGCGATCATATCTCATGGACATGGGCATAAAGGCTTTAAGGTATTCTTTCAGAGGGCTTAAGGCatgtttgattttgtttgtttgttcttGGCTTGCAAGCCATGGCTGTGTTCATTACTGCTTCATTTGGCGTTCCTGTTCTCGAATCATATCAAACCTGTCCAGCATTGCTTTTGTGAACCCGCCTACAGGATTTCACTCTTGAATTATGTCCTAACACGATGGCCTCTTGGATTGTTGCCCCATGGACCTGTAAAATCAAGAAGACGAGggggaaattttttatattttttttcatagaGTAAACAAGTGTTTGATGCTTTTGTGATCCGTATTACTGTCCTCATGCTGCTGTCCGCTGTTTGGGAGTGGAATTTGGATTCTCTTGTGCCTAGTCGTGTGCATGAAGAATTGATGATGGGGCAATGTCTTGTTTTTGCAGGAGATATTTTTACCTCATCACGTTCCAGTCATATCTCTATTGCGCTTCCGCACCTGCAACAACATTTACAGCTTGGATGGATGCAAGACCTGAACTTGGACATCTCTGTAATAACCTGAGAATAGATAGATAGATTTTGAAGGCTGAGTGGCCTTGTTAGAGGATGTGTTGTATAGTAAATTAGTTGCTATATAGATATGTGTATCATTCTCTCTTCTCATTGTGGACCTGTAGAGATAAGGAAAAATGTCTAGGAAAATGCAATTTACAAGAAACATTCTTGCTCGGTATATCTTTCCCGttagatgtatatataaaatgtGGGTGCAGGTGCTTAATCATGTATTGTCGTTGTTGAACAGTGACCTGTTTATTATGGGAGATTAGGAAAAATGAATGTTGACACCATTACTCAAAGCATTTCACTGTCGGGGTGTACTACTTGTTTTGTTCTTTGAGCTTTTGTGCGGATTATTTTAGGAGGGAACCGAAAGATCTCCTTTTTCTGCTGGTGGCCCTTAACCATGTGTTACCTGTTCTACAAGTTGAACCTTATTTCTTTTCACTGTAAAATCGTGTCAGAGTCCTATGATTGATTCTCGTTGGGCTTCGACCGAAGGTAATGTTTCCTCCCATGGCCGTCTTACTTTCAAATCGGTTCTCCGGATTTCTCAGTGTGGAGTAGATAAGTCTTGAGGTGCATTAATGCGGCAGAAGAGTGACCCCAGTAACTAGGATGGAGTGAAAAGGGGGCGAGAGGAGAGCTGGGATAAAACCGTGGTTTTGCCTATGGAATGCGGAACACGTGAAGATCTTGGCGAAGATCTTGGCACTTGATATTCTAGTTTTACTTGGAGATTATGAGCCAATGCATCGGCATCATGTCCGCTAGATAGTGTTATGTGCACGATTGACCGTATCGCGTCCCCTCTTATATTTAGGATCTTGATTGCGTGTTCTTGCTTAGGCATACCTTCAGATACCCTTGACACCCTCCTACCCCCACGCCACGCCCcctcccaaaaataaaaaatggaagcaCCAAGGACATTGTCGGTGACTTTGGAATTtggatcatcatcatattatagagaaaattatctataaatttctaaacatgttttattttttcgagttaagttataaatttttatttacgttaatttaatcataagtcTTTTCATTGAGTCCATTCAGTCAAAATTGACtgaaacttttaaaataatcgGTAGTAGTCTCACAAAATTCTATAAAAGTAGAAAATCCCgagttcaaatcttttaaaGGCCCTATTTACCTTCTCAATTATACATTTCCATACTTTAGATTAAAGCTAAAATCCAGCTTACACGTGAGAgtgttaaaataattaaatattaaaccacactttcatttaataacttaagtttttaaaatagttggtagtgatttcataaaatctcattttctttttttttgcgtaagagagaaattatttataatttgataaatcatAATGAAGATTACATAAGCCTATTTATAAGTTATATGAAATGACTAAATAAGATAATATATTAATCAAGATGCCCACAATCAAATAGAGATATTCACACAATCTTGATAATACAAAATACCAACAAAATCATCCTAACTATCTCTAACAAGAATGGTTGACATGGACGTTTGTCATTTTACATGGCGTTGATATGGACATTTTTTAACAAACTTTAGTATTTTTCtaagtttttattaatttttttcttttcttttcttttccttcattactattattatttttggtttcCCACGGTGCCGTGCAAGGGTCATTGGAGCTTGTTGGTCTCTAAAAGAGGCCGTCATGGCCGTGGCCAAGCCTTTGGCTGTCAAGGCCATGGCGGCCTTTTGCCAATAGCTTGCTAGCCTCGCCCAGACTACACGAGGCACAACCAAGgggtgaggccaacctcgccaAGACCTCTGCTAGCTATGGGTGAAAGTGGCCatggcctcgcccatggccatgAAGGCCTCGACTAGTGACTGGTGAGCTCCAGCAATTGTCTGGCAAGCTCCAGCAATCGTCACCAGCCACCAtggtaaccaaaaaaaaaaaaaaaaagaggaagaaaaaaagataagaaaagaaaaattaataaaaaattacaaacaaattaatattgataaaaatatccACATCAACATTGCCTTCACGTTAGcgatttctagctaaaattatccgaattgactcaattagcaaaatgtgaGCTTAGGACTTAACTAATGCAATTAGAAGTGCAATTGGTTCAGGagcttttggacaatttttactGTGAAATTCTGATGCATTCGGATTTAGTGAAAAGATCTACTCCCAATGCAAACAAGGAGATCCCCATCACGTGATCGAAAGAgataatttcattcaattgTCGGCAGATCTAGCTCGAAAGCGATGACGAGGAGCTGCGtttgcctcctcctccctttctttttggGATGGGGGCGAAACTGAAACGAACATCACATGCGAAATGTAGAAGGCAGATGAAGTTGTTGATGGAAACAGAAACCCCGAGAAGAGGGAAGCGCCGTAGGACTCGGGATTACTACCATCATATTCATCGTCACGTAAACCCGAGGGAAGAGAGAATATCCGAGCACGCACCCAACAGACGTTGGCTTTCCCCAAAAGCTGCTTCGGAATCTCGAAAACTTGACGTGGTTTCGTGCATTCCTTTGGGACAGAGACAGGGACAGGGACAGAGGGATTGTTGGGTTTCTCTTTAAACACTGAAAAAGTTGGTGGTTTTGTCGCGAGAGCCATTCCTTGCTCCATCTAGAGGCAACTctgcttcctctctctctctctctctctcttcgctgcTCCGTTTATTAAATTTAGAGGAATAATAGTCTTGCTTACACAATAACAAAGCTCCCATTGGTGTTCTACTTGTTCACTTCTTAGTACAGGAAGGAGTGCCATCATCACCATTGATCGTCTGGATGTTTCTTGCGGTCAGCGACGTtctgtttcttccttttctgctcttcttgtttcttttggGTTACCAAAATGAGGGGGGTGATTTTTCTTCTATGGTTTTGTCCATGGAAGAAGTGGCATTCTCCTTTACTGATGCGGATGTAGCGGATGGTTTTTCttcttgatggaaaaaaaaaaaaaaagcttcattTTGACTTCGATTTGTTTCGTGCAGTCCATTTGAGGAGCAGAGGAGCACGGCCGGTGGGGAGGAGGAGACGGTCTTCTTCTTTGAACCATTCGAAGCTGCCTAAATATCTTCTCGTCGAGGGCAGAATATGGAAATGCTGGGCTCCTGCTGCAGCCAACATGCGAAGTTGCCATTGGGCCACAACAAGTTTCTATCTTCGTCGTTCTTCGGCATGGCTCTGGATGATGTTGCTCCGGGCAAGAGAGCAATCGGTGTTCAGTTAGGAAAAAACAATCAAGTAACGAAGTTTTGCACCGTATCTGATAGACCTCTGATGAACTCTACTCTGGCAGATGTTGCTAAAGAACTCAAGGTAAATCAATACATACCTCGTCCGATTTCATGTCACCGGGAGTTCTTTGATCTTTACATATGTCACGCTAATTTGCTGCATCATCATGATCTTAGTTCATGGGGGTTTAAGTTTTCAACAAGTATTATGGGTAGGCATGATTCAGTAATAGCATGTGGTTCTTTGAGATGTTTGCTTTTTATCTCACTCGGAAGAAATGATCATTCCACTTTCTTGATGCGGCAAACTGCGAAACGATGACTACTTGGGATTTCTAATCCCATTTTAATAGGATTATAGGATGCGATGCGTTTCTCATCTCATCCAATAGGCAATTCGCTACGTGTTCCTGTACCATCTTAGTGGTTTCTTTGCTGACTGTGAAATCTGATGTAGACACAGGCCCCGATGTTTCCAGTGCCAGAAGCAGATCCAAAAACTGTCACCTCTATAATATTAGGTGGTGGAGCTGGCACTCGACTTTTTCCTTTGACGAAAACAAGAGCTAAGCCTGCTGTAAGCAAACTTCAGATTGCCTAAAATTGCGTTTGTTGTTAAAGGTTTGATATATCTCATTCCCATTCACAATGTTGCAACTCTTTTTCCTTGGTTCAGGTGCCAATTGGCGGATGCTACAGGCTAATAGATGTCCCAATGAGTAACTGCATCAACAGTGGGCTTAACAAGATTTATATTCTTACTCAATTCAATTCTCAGTCCCTCAATCGCCATATAGCTCGTACTTATAATTTGGGAAGTGGAATGAACTTTGGTGATGGATTTGTAGAAGTATGTCGTGATGtacctaaatatatatataatattccTAGTTTTTTCTGATCTTTTATATGTTTGGTATGATCGGAGTACAACAACTTGCAATCAAATGATTAGTTTACTGGAGTGGGATGATCAGGTAAACTAACATTCAAATGTCTTAAGTATTTCCAATTATGGTGGTAGGTACTGGCGGCCACTCAGACACCAGGTGAATCTGGAAATAAGTGGTTTCAAGGCACAGCAGATGCTGTAAGACAATTCGCCTGGCTGTTTGAGGTAGATGACTGTACTCCTCTGCTGCATTTAGGGCTCAATTTGATCCCCCGTCATTTCAACATCGAGTGatttctttgttaattttgaaGGATGCCAAGCATAGACACATAGAGAACATTCTGATATTATGCGGAGATCATCTCTACCGAATGGACTACATGGATTTTGTGCAGGTCAAGCCATGACTTCCCTATGCTGCATCCACCATATATTATTTTCAACATCTGTGATATTTATCGGCTTTAACTGAGATTATTGCAAATGATGGTTCTTCCATGCAGAAGCATATTAGTTCTGGTGCTGACATATCTGTTTCGTCTCTGCCCGTGGATGACAGGCAAGTTTAAAAGAAGCATCTTCCTAGGCCTCACGTGTGATGTTTATTAAACCAAAGTAACTGAGATTAACTCTTACCAGGGTATTTTACTCTTCAACTTTCGTGCAGTCGAGCTTCTGACTTTGGGTTGATAAAGATCGACGAATCAGGACGGATAaagcattttcttgaaaaaccgAAGGGTGCAGACCTGAGATCAATGGTTGCCTTATTTTctttagtttcaatttttcccCTGGTATCTGGTACTCTAATATTCATCTACTTCATTCTGTTGTTTCATTCTGATTTTTCCCGGTCACAGAGAGTAGATACAGCAATTCCGGGATTATCAGCTCAAGATGTGAATAGATTCCCATACCTTGCGTCAATGGGTATATACTTGTTCAAAACAGATGTCTTGCTGAAGCTTCTCAGGTGACTAAAACTTACCTGATAGATCTAATAAGATTTCTCATGTCCGTTTACCATTTATCCATGAAAGGTGGGACTCTTACCTGCTGCCTGACAGTTCATAAAAGTGAAAGCGTTCCAACTTCAAAGATTATTTCTTTATCTTGTGACGAGATACATCGCTAAGCACTTGTTCAACATAAAGAGTCAATTTCATTTCTCTTCCTGCTATATCTGACACCGAGACTCGACGCGATTGACTCAAATGCACGCATCACATAGTTATTTAGGTAATGTGTATGGTTGTTCAATGTTTGTCTTCTTCAGACAGGACTATCCGACAGCCAATGATTTTGGATCTGAAGTCATTCCGATGGCTGCAAGAGACTATCATGTCCAGGTACCCTCAGTGATGCAATTGCTTCCACTAACTTCTTTTCAACTATTCACAAGAACATCATGCCGTTCTTCATGCTAAGTTAAgagacatgatgatggtgaacTTGTGCAATTAGATATCCTTCAGAATTTTCATTGTTCATTTGGAAGTAGGCTTATCTGTTCGACGGATACTGGGAAGACATCGGAACAATTAAGTCCTTCTTCGATGCAAACTTGGCGCTCACAGATCAGGTACTTTACATTCCAACTATGACACCCGCAGATTTCCCCAACTAAACAGTGCAATAATATGAGGTCAACATTTGCTGACTTTGAAGCCCCCCAAGTTTCACTTCTACGATCCGCAAAAACCAATCTTCACATCTCCTCGATTTCTACCGCCAACGAAAATAGAGAAGTGCCAGGTACAGCTTTAGAGTGAACAGATAAAAGTAGATGAATAAGATTTAGTTCTTGAATCATATTCTGTCTTGGTCATGCAGGTCATTGATTCTATAATATCGCATGGCTGCTTTTTAAGGGAATGCAGTGTTCAACATTCTATCGTGGGAGTTCGTTCAAGATTGGAATATGGGGTCGAGATCAAGGCAAGTTTTCTTCCTACTTCTTTTAGGGATACTGGGGAAATTATGAGGAAAGCATTTGTTCTCCGTTTGTGATGCTGAATCGCATAAACTTAAGTTGAAACAGAGTTGAATCTCACTTTGCAGGACACAATGATGATGGGTGCTGATTATTACCAAACAGAGGCTGAGAGAGCAGCCTTCCTAGCTGAGGGACAAGTTCCGATCGGCGTCGGCAGAGATACAAAGATCAGGTGATTAAATGCTTCGGCACAACTAGAGTTTCTGTGAGTTTCAGTTTTGATCCTTGTTGACCTTGTCCTGCAGAAACTGCATAATCGACAAGAATGCGAGGATCGGAAAGAATGTAGTGATAGTGAACAAGGGTGTAAGTAACTCTTACCTCATGCAGAATTGTCCTCTTTAAACGGGAAGCACTCCAAAATGTGAATCATCAGATCAAGCAATGACCCTCTTCTTTGTCCCAAAAATTGTATATCTGCAGAATGTAACAGAGGCCGATCGACCGTCTGATGGGTTCTACATTCGATCCGGAATCACTGTCATCCTTAAAAATTCTGTAATTCCTGATGGAACAACCATTTAGGAATGTTCTTTAACAAGTGAGGACAATAAGGAGCATTTTAAGTGCGCGTGAAGGTGCATGCAACCTGTTTCGCGGTGCGGCACGAAAGAAATATACAGCCACCTAACCCGATTCTGtacattccaatcaattttggaatCAGATACCCGTGTAATTGAAcattggagaattttttttgttgtgaTTCGAGCAGATGATGCAATAAAACTCGTATAGAAATGTTCACGAGGACTTCTCCGCCGTGTCTGACAGATATATGTTCATGAGGAATCATCTCTCTTCTTTCTACATAACTATGTAGTATACTAGCTACTAGCCAGATGCCTAACCAAGAccatatttatcattttatactGCATGTTGGAGTCGACCTAAATTTTCGTAAGAATAATGTAGTAAGATAAATATAACAAGacgaaaattcataaaaaaatgactTTTCCATTAGAATATAcattgaattttatttaaagaagaTCCAAACCCCTTTATGTAGTTTTATCCTCTGATTAATTGCAATATTTGCTAGATAGTATGATATAAGTACATGCAATATTTCGAATACGTAAAATAATATGAATCAGTAAGAAACATGAAAGCATAAAGTACAAAATGAATTCCAATCTCCTGATATCTTTCCTccttttaatgataaaaaatctTCCCTCGCAGTGCCATCAACATAGTGTTAAAAAGGCAACCGATCCGGTTAAGTAAAATTTTCTTGAGAGTAAAATGATTTCATTTCTCTCCATCATTTGCTTATctaaaaagtatcaaaaaagtcataaactggTTGCACTAATATCAATATAgtcatcaatttttcaatttgattaatttagtgctaaacattttcacatcgGTATCAATTAAGTTCATCCCATAAATAATTGATATGGATGCAATTCACCCATGTGGCACGACCATGCCAATATAGactattttatataatatttaattatttttcaattatttttgaatttctaattaattttttcctttttcctccttttttttttccttcttccttgtttTCCTCCACCAAACTCCATGATGGTAGTGGAGGTCACTGGTTGCCGATGAGGGCGAGGGGCAACAAAGGGATCCTCGCCTAACCCTCACTAGAGGCCAATGAGAGGCCGACAAGCGTAAGAAAGCCCTCATCGATCTCGGggtgaggccacccttgccACAAGGTCCCTTCACCAAATCTAGTGGGGGTGGCCTCGTTGGCCTCTGCCGTTGGCGAGGGGTGGCCTCTCCTAACTCTCACCAGCCctcactctctccctcaccCTCACCGGTAGCTAATGTCCTCTGGGCGGGCATGGAGGCTAGCAAAGTAAAAtaaggaagaaagcaaaaaaaaaacaaaacaaaacaaaaaaataaaacaaaacaaaaacaaaaaacaaaagaagaaagggaaaaaagaaaagaaggaaaaaattaattaaaaattaaaaaattcgaataagtaattaaatattatatagaAATATCAATGTTAAAGTCGGTCGTCCCATGTAGATAACCAGCTTCCATGTCAGTAATTTTTGCATAAATTGACTGAATGGACTATATTGGTACCAATATGAagatgtttagaattaaattgttataattgaaagatttacaATTGAAATAATACAAATGCAATTGATTTAGGACTTCTTCGGTACTTTTCCCCTATTTCTAGACTGTTTGAAGTAATTTCTATAAGATTATCTTCCTATTCCATGTATTACAATTTCCATTTTCacggatctctctctctctctctctctctctctctctctctctctgcttttttttttttttttgtaaccatttaatgttttttttttcacaagagTTGATGGATATTTCGTCATTCTTATTGATGTATTACAAAGAGAATTGTACTTTTGAAGAAATTCGTAATATTTATTTCCCCAAGAAAGTATATAATCtctctatttattttcataataaatgaTATCCAAATATTCCTTCCTTTTATCATGAGAATTCGTTGCTAAAAGTTGATTGTTAGTATGTTTAATGCTTCaagttaattaattttaatgaaTATTTGCATTTGCTAATTATAACTTGATTGTATCATGATATTTTGTTGATATTTTCTATTTGTGCTATCATATTTAATACGTTTGATTTCCATGATGTAATATTGGCGGCCCTTACTTTAACGTCGttatgaaaattaattgataCTCAATTAAAAGGGCGCCAGACATTTAGAAACTACCATAAAATGTCATTAAGGTATATGTTAAAGTGCGATGCAGACTATACTTATACTTGTTGCTActgtaaaaatatattttagaatGTTAATATTGGTTAGACacaaaaacaataagaaaatataaacaaaatgacCAGAACGCCAATAGTCggattttttttagtgttttgaCGTTCTTTATTGAATACACTAAATGTTGATCGATATTGTCTTGATGATTTTACAAAGACCATTGAAATTGCATTACTTTTCCTACAAAAAGGCTGAACACATACAGATTTAAGCTCATTTGTCccacataaaatattttccaggaaaatattgTTCTCGTTTTCTGGCGTTTGCTTCATTTAGGAAATCAGTCAACAGAAAATATTGTCTTGCCAATTCTttaattcaggaaaatgattttctctttaaaaaatcaaaattcattttctcaaatatcaGTAAGTATCGACGCTTAAACTATATACTGTGCATTTAGGCACGGGAACTCCATGCTTGCTCCTAGGCCCttgcctttttatttattttttcttcttttctttccttttcttttaattttttcctccaTCGATCACCAAGCCTCAAGTAAGGCTTGAGCTCATTAGATCCTGGTGAGGGGGCGAGCATGATATCAAGCTCACTTTCAACCAAGCCTTGACCTCATTGTCATCCTCGATCCTTGAGCTATCTGCTAAATCGTTTACATCGGCTCCATCCTAGGTTGTGAttaggtgagctcgagccttgcctgAGGCCGGCGACACTTGAGCTTTTTTAGATCGGGTGACCTCGAGCTTCGCCCTAAGCCAGTGAGGTCGACCCTCGCTGGTCCTCTCCTATGGTTGATTGTTGGCGCTTGCTAAGGCCCAGTGGCTAGGAGAGcaagaaataaagagaaaaagaatgaagagaagaaaagaaaagaatatgataaaaataataaaattattaaaaaattcgatttttttttttaaattgtcaaTATCAGCATTGATCGTGCTAGTAGAATGGTGGCCTCTATATTAGCAATTTTAGTAATTTCCCTGCCCAAATAGTATATGTTCACTTaggaaatcaaatcaaatttgtcTTACTattaacataaaatattttctagttcattttcaagtttcaaccaaACACCATAATAAttgtcattttctaggaaaatgatttttttttaaaagcattttTCAGAGATGTTACATTATCTGCGAAGCAAATGGAGCCTTAATTCACTTATTCTTTGATTAACATGTAAATTGTTGTCTTCACCAGCATCTTTGTAAAAATGACATGTAATAATTACTAatcctctattaattttttgtgaaatttttttgttatattatgtATCTATATATTATTAGGCTCTTTTATAATTAGAAGGAATCATGTTATATAACTTTCAATTATCCATTTGAGATATATTACCAAATAtgcataaaaattagagatGCAGAATTTGATATCAAAATATGCATTTGCTTAGAGATTTATTAccaaaaacacacacacacatataataTAATTGGAGGTGCAGAATCTGATATCATGATATCCATAAGGATTAAAGATTTGCTAAAATGATCCTAAAAAACACATTACTTGCATGAGCTTTACGCGcacatataaattaataaacaCGTGCTACGATGACAAGTAAAGCATTAAAAGTCGGTATCAGATGCTATTGATATCGATAAAATAACTAGATATCCCTTTTAAGTTCTccataataaaattttcaccGCTTTTAAGCAGCAAATCAATATAAACTTCACACGTTTAAATCACAAAATGCTAatcactgggattcgccccaatggccacccttctaacatggaagggggggtgaggggttcaaattcTCACATTCTCAGGGAGGGATGGGATGGTGatgcgtaagtttcaggagtgggtttcgactctcacgccctGCAAAAGGTATGACAAAAGTCTGATAgcgagtgtagagtaggaatagagtaggactaaccaaaacaaaaaatcacaaaatggtGGAATTCattatttcttattatttcCTCTATTGTCGTGTTGTTCTTATCTTGGGAGAGCCGACATCCTGCGAGACTGTCGCGCGATGACACTAG
The nucleotide sequence above comes from Eucalyptus grandis isolate ANBG69807.140 chromosome 2, ASM1654582v1, whole genome shotgun sequence. Encoded proteins:
- the LOC104424608 gene encoding glucose-1-phosphate adenylyltransferase large subunit 4, chloroplastic/amyloplastic translates to MEMLGSCCSQHAKLPLGHNKFLSSSFFGMALDDVAPGKRAIGVQLGKNNQVTKFCTVSDRPLMNSTLADVAKELKTQAPMFPVPEADPKTVTSIILGGGAGTRLFPLTKTRAKPAVPIGGCYRLIDVPMSNCINSGLNKIYILTQFNSQSLNRHIARTYNLGSGMNFGDGFVEVLAATQTPGESGNKWFQGTADAVRQFAWLFEDAKHRHIENILILCGDHLYRMDYMDFVQKHISSGADISVSSLPVDDSRASDFGLIKIDESGRIKHFLEKPKGADLRSMRVDTAIPGLSAQDVNRFPYLASMGIYLFKTDVLLKLLRQDYPTANDFGSEVIPMAARDYHVQAYLFDGYWEDIGTIKSFFDANLALTDQPPKFHFYDPQKPIFTSPRFLPPTKIEKCQVIDSIISHGCFLRECSVQHSIVGVRSRLEYGVEIKDTMMMGADYYQTEAERAAFLAEGQVPIGVGRDTKIRNCIIDKNARIGKNVVIVNKGNVTEADRPSDGFYIRSGITVILKNSVIPDGTTI